One Plasmodium berghei ANKA genome assembly, chromosome: 13 genomic region harbors:
- a CDS encoding regulator of nonsense transcripts 3B, putative — MYSNVRPYKILQKVKPSENSKEKANEENKNYNKHKKYEGINYYEDDRRYRYNKYVNHYKKKNNKSYTVDNNYEKNNKQYNKNGEKSSNNVVLKKTGKDMLISLLKKDQMCVKKKKIVIRNLPPTLNENNFFDSFSNNLKDELDYYYYVNGSIGKNSHDDIIHSRIYLSFKDYMKTEEFIKTQDGKYFYDTNGVKYKANVTFAPNQTIIHKNRIDNRNNTLESDPYFLKCCEEMHNPIEPPKNDIDYNDIINVVKENDDIISPIVIDLRKKLKNTKVK, encoded by the coding sequence atgTATTCAAATGTAAGaccatataaaatattacaaaaagTAAAACCAAGCGAAAATAGTAAAGAAAAAgcaaatgaagaaaataaaaattacaataagcataaaaaatatgaaggcataaattattatgaagATGATAGAAGGtatagatataataaatatgtaaatcattacaaaaaaaaaaataataaaagttaCACAGTagataataattatgaaaaaaataataaacagtataataaaaatggtgAAAAAAGTAGCAATAATgttgtattaaaaaaaacggGAAAAGATATGTTGATATCTTTACTAAAAAAAGACCAAATgtgtgtaaaaaaaaaaaaaattgttattcGAAATTTACCTCCAactttaaatgaaaataatttttttgattctTTTTCAAACAATCTTAAAGATGAATTggattattattattatgttaaTGGAAGTATAGGAAAAAATTCTCATGATGATATTATTCATTCgcgtatatatttatcctTTAAAGATTATATGAAAACAGAAGAGTTTATAAAAACACAAgatggaaaatatttttatgatacAAACGGAGTTAAATATAAAGCAAATGTGACATTTGCACCAAATCAAAcaataatacataaaaatcgAATAGataatagaaataataCATTAGAATCAgatccatattttttaaaatgttgTGAAGAAATGCATAATCCTATTGAGCCAccaaaaaatgatatagattataatgatattattaatgtagtaaaagaaaatgatgatattATATCTCCTATAGTTATAgatttaagaaaaaaattaaaaaatactaaagtaaaataa
- a CDS encoding ribose-phosphate pyrophosphokinase, putative codes for MIYNLYTGFSRKLYEHRDKFIKLFIIKNEFLNTRQSILQKKLYYAHENANYNDFNGHHPIILIQQNKNHNEKNRYNKIKTIAFANIFGASVVSQRDENVENVENKDIKIKINEFSFINKSKNSNSKDANNLDKPSTVIPENNKNKSKDDKYEYYQELSEYSNMQIFSSNSHHELANEICSNLGISLGRAYIGKYSDGEITLQIMDEVRGRDVYIIHSTPAGGKDVHSRLMELFLFVSTLRRSSAKKVIVVLPYLNYSRQNKHNGYFNNMHSLGAPEIAILLQTCGADSIIAVDLNNPRIEGFSTDQKFFQPALMNINPQSLAVEYLKKKKLHNPVIVPIDIDDAERAKEFWVRMKKHSNDVGFTTLVSSTYNGMHSREEAANDESNESSKMLTNKQNIVSQDKTNNSSLKDFESKNNINLHENEKITIVGDIKDCDCIIVNDILDTGEKSKKVAALLKNAGARKIYLYATHAILSDGCISKINDSCIDEVVTTNTIHIPTDICCEKMHILSVAKLVAEGIKRFNNEQSQNAREDFSDGQVELNV; via the coding sequence atgatttataATCTTTACACCGGTTTCTCCAGGAAATTATACGAACACAGagataaatttataaaactgtttattatcaaaaatgaatttttaaatactCGTCAATCTATACTccagaaaaaattatattatgcaCATGAAAATGCAAATTACAATGATTTTAATGGACATCACcctattattttaattcaacaaaacaaaaatcACAATGAGAAAAAcagatataataaaataaaaaccaTTGCATTCGCTAACATATTTGGGGCATCTGTTGTGTCGCAAAGAGATGAAAATGTAGAAAAtgtagaaaataaagatataaaaataaaaattaatgaatttagtttcataaataagtcaaaaaattcaaattcAAAAGATGCTAACAATTTAGATAAGCCAAGTACCGTTATAcctgaaaataataaaaataaatcaaaagacgataaatatgaatattatcAAGAATTAAGCGAATACAGTAACATGCAAATATTTTCTAGTAATAGTCATCATGAATTAGCAAATGAAATATGTTCCAATTTAGGAATAAGCTTAGGTAGAGCTTATATTGGAAAATATAGTGATGGGGAAATTACTCTTCAAATAATGGATGAAGTAAGAGGAAGagatgtatatataatacattcTACCCCTGCAGGTGGTAAGGATGTCCATTCACGCTTAATGgaattgtttttatttgtatcgACATTAAGAAGATCATCTGCAAAAAAGGTTATCGTTGTTTTACCATATTTAAACTATTCCAgacaaaataaacataatggttattttaataatatgcatTCACTAGGAGCTCCAGAAATAgctattttattacaaaCCTGTGGTGCTGATTCAATTATCGCTGTTGATTTGAACAATCCACGAATTGAAGGATTTTCTACTGATCAAAAATTTTTCCAGCCAGCGCTTATGAATATTAATCCACAATCTTTAGCCgtagaatatttaaaaaaaaaaaaactccATAACCCCGTTATTGTTCCAATTGATATTGATGATGCAGAAAGAGCAAAGGAATTTTGGGTTAGAATGAAAAAGCATTCGAATGATGTAGGATTTACTACGTTGGTTTCTAGCACATATAATGGAATGCATAGCAGAGAAGAAGCTGCAAATGATGAATCAAATGAATCCAGTAAAATGTTAAccaataaacaaaatatagttTCTCAAGACAAAACTAATAACAGCTCTTTAAAAGATTTCGAAagcaaaaataatataaatttacatgaaaacgaaaaaataaCTATAGTTGGCGATATTAAAGACTGTGATTGTATAATAGTAAATGATATACTTGATACTGGAGAAAAATCTAAAAAGGTTGCTGCTCTTCTAAAAAATGCAGGAGCtcgaaaaatatatctttatgCAACTCATGCTATACTATCTGATGGGTGTATCTCAAAAATTAACGATTCATGCATTGATGAAGTTGTAACAACAAATACAATACACATTCCAACAGATATATGTTGtgaaaaaatgcatattttatcaGTTGCCAAATTAGTAGCCGAAGGAATTAAAAGATTTAATAATGAACAATCACAAAATGCGCGAGAAGATTTTTCAGATGGGCAAGTGGAATTAaatgtataa
- a CDS encoding proteasome subunit beta type-7, putative, with the protein MKLDYINAIKEENGGYNFENLKRNEILKEKGVTFPKFRKTGTTICGIVCQNAVILGADTRATEGPIVADKNCSKLHYISKNIYCAGAGVAGDLEHTTLWLQHNVELHRLNTKTQPRVAMCVSRLTQELFKYQGYKVCAIVLGGVDVTGPQLYGIHPHGSSCLLPFTALGSGSLNAMTVLEAKYRDNMTIEEGKELVCEAICAGIFNDLGSGGNVDICVITKDGTQHIRPYKQPNTRLYHLSHPTIYPKGTTPILYEKIENIKKHITIEDA; encoded by the coding sequence atgaaactcgattatataaatgcgataaaagaagaaaatggaggatataattttgaaaacctaaaaagaaatgaaaTTTTGAAGGAAAAAGGAGTAACCTTTCCAAAATTTCGAAAAACAGGAACAACTATTTGTGGAATAGTCTGTCAAAATGCAGTTATATTAGGAGCCGATACACGAGCAACAGAAGGGCCTATAGTTGCAGATAAAAATTGTAGTAAATTACATTACATaagcaaaaatatatattgcgCGGGCGCAGGTGTGGCAGGAGATTTAGAGCACACTACATTATGGCTACAACACAATGTTGAGTTACACCGTTTGAATACAAAAACTCAACCTAGGGTAGCTATGTGCGTGTCGAGATTAACTCaagaattatttaaatatcaAGGTTACAAAGTATGTGCAATAGTATTAGGAGGTGTAGATGTTACTGGACCACAGTTATATGGTATACACCCTCATGGATCGTCTTGTCTCTTACCATTTACAGCTTTAGGATCAGGGTCTTTAAATGCTATGACAGTTTTAGAGGCAAAATACAGAGACAACATGACAATAGAAGAAGGAAAAGAACTTGTATGTGAAGCTATATGTGCAGgtatttttaatgatttAGGTTCTGGTGGAAATGTGGATATTTGTGTCATAACGAAAGATGGCACACAACATATAAGACCTTATAAGCAACCAAATACTCGATTGTATCATTTATCACATCCAACTATTTATCCAAAGGGAACTACAccaattttatatgaaaaaattgaaaatattaaaaaacatattactATAGAAGATGCATAA